aaagccTGTCGGAGATGACATAAATATAATTTTGGTCAATGAAAACTTATTCGACAGGAAAAAAGAAAATGTACAAAGCTTTAAGCTATCAAATGAAAACCAAACAAAAACCACACGGGTTCATCAAAAGTTTAATAATCTACATGATAAACTAACCTTAGCTTATAATTTACAGCCTATAAACTAAGCCCATCTAACTTTTTGATACAACACTGAAATTCAGATCATGGAGATATTTTGCATAGTCCGACTCACTCATCACTTTTACCAAGGACCTGTCAATGTCCTCCTCAAGCATTGCCTTTTACTTCCCCATCCATTCATTGTCTCCAAAATCTGCCAAACCAAACACAAACTCACTTAGTATGTGAAATATCTTTTGGAGCCAGTAGTAAATCGAcaggtgtgtgtgtgtgtgtgtgtgtgagtgtgagagagagagagagagagagagagagagagagaaatgaatCTTTGCCAGATCAAAGTCCCAGCTGTTTTCTTGTTTGGTTATCTATAACAATGCCTTTGCTCAATGATACTCTTCACGTGGAGTTGATCTTATATATATGTCTTATATTTAATATGCAGTGTGCTATTTTAATGACTGAGACTATTTAGTACTCATTTGTGGTCAGAATAGTCCTAATCAGCATAATAAGCTGAAACAGTTCCTGAGGTATACTCTCCTTTAACTACTTTGGCAGTGACCAACTATTGGTCAGAACCAatacaagatatttttttttctttttctttatttgaaGTGTCTATCCATAATATCAAATCTAGTGCCAGCATTTTCAAGCTTCAAAGTTCTGGGAGTCAGCTTTTAGGTTTATTAGTTATAAACATTAATTATGCTGACCTCCCAGACATCATTTATAATTAACAACCTAGTTCAGATAATACTGTAAAATAGCAAAAGAAAATATGTACCTGAACTTTCTGCATTTCCATAAACTCTTCCTAAATAAACCAAAAAAAACAAATGAGGTTAATGACCAAGAGTATACAGATCAATGTTAACATGTACATTTAAAAAACTTACAAACCTGTTTTTTCAGTAGCTCTTCATTCACTTCCTTAAGTTTTGCAATCTCTGCTTCCAATTCCAAGGTATATGCCTGCCAGAAAACCCATCAAAGAAATAACAGAAAGTGTTAACCTTTCTTCAAGAAATTAAACCAAAACTGCCAGAGAAACATGTTACACCAAGTAGACTTATAATGAGGGGACACAAATAATGAAATATTGATTGGAAATGCAAGAAGATTAGGGGCATTTGGGATAAGAATTCAGCTTTCTCTAccaaaaaaaggaaagaaatatGAATTATGTGTGTTAAAATCATGACAGTGCATTCCTAAGTTGCAGCTAGCTAGAATCTGGATTCATGCAGAAACAGCTGCCGTTCCAGACATCCAGCATACATGTTAAACTACAGCCCAAACATTAAACACCTTGGTTAGAAGACGAGAAAGAAGCAAAGCCAATAAGATCAGAACAATCAAATTAGTACTTAACACAGCAAATCTAAAGTACCACAACTAACAATTGACTCACCTGCTTACGAGCGCGAGATCTTGCAGCTGACTCACGGTTTTTGATCATTCTCCTATGCCTTCTTTCAATAACTTTCTCCAAACCTGGGCCGCACTTGCCTCCCCGACTGAACATATAAGGAACTGGTGACACGGATGGTGATGAATCCACTGCATTAGCCTTTGCAACTACATTTGAGGAGATGTGATTTGCAGGAGACCTAGACCCGACTGTGACACCTGTGGCAGCACCAACATTAGCCATGCTGCTAATCCCTCCTCTACCTTGTTGTAAACCCCTAGCTTGGACTAAAGCAGAACTCACAGCTGGCTCACCAACCCCAACTATGTTTTCCCTAGTTGTTGGGCTGGTGAGCTGAGCATTGCTTACCAAATGAATTGGTGGGGCAAAGGCCAAGGTTGCAGGCTTGGGATAGAGTGGCTGCTGCCGTTGTTGGGGCGTCaactgttgttgttgttgttgctgctgcatTTGTACTTGTTGAGAAGATCTGACTCCACCATTGTTCATTGGCAAATTTAAAGGCCGGTTAGTAGTAGGATTAGTCATCGTGGCCAGTTGATTATCTACGAATCCATTGTTTCGACTTGGCTGTTGGAATTCAAAAGCTAAAGCATTAGCATTATTGTTACTTCCATTAGTAATAGAAGGCCTTCCAATTTCTTGAGCATCTTCTCTCactatccctgctctgaccagAAACTCCTCCAAAGTCATCTCTCCTAAAGTTGGTTGCCTGTGAGGCATGTTTGCTTCCCCTGAAGTACCATTACTACTGCCAAATTTTGCTCCATTATCACTGTCTTTAAACAAGTCTCTCCACACCTCATCGACTGTCCTCTGACTCAGAGTTCGCGGCAACGTTAATGAGCCTTGTCTCTGTATATTTCCATTCGTAGTcacaccaccaccactactactaccacctcCTTCTCCTCCCATACCAACACTAGAAGCCAAAATCTGAGTCTCTTCAGCAGTCCAGATATTTTTCAAAAGTTCATCCATATTCATTGATCCAAAATCTTTTCCATATCCACCTATGGTATTTTGAAACTCATCAAAGGTCAATGAGTACACAGAAGACTGCCTAGCCAACATATTATTATTCCCTATTGGCTTTCCACCTCCACCATTATTACCACCTAATGGGTCATCCCCAAAGCCATTGAAGTTCATGTGTGACCCCATTTGTTTAGACACTTCGAGCAATAGTTGCAACAGCTCAGCTTTATATAAAGTCTCGTTTATATGCCCATCCAATAAAGCAGCACTACAGTTTTGGTTTTTGCTTTATCTTGGTTTCTATATAAACAGATGGACAAAAAGGCaaaacataaaaagaaaaagatgggATTAGTAAAACATAATACTAAAACTCAGATTCTAACGCTATGATAtggtataaatttaataaaatccATTAACGTCAAAACGCTTATAATAAGACAAGTTACGAACAAATCAACTATATATACTTTAACTAATCACACAGTAACAACATAAAAGAGggagaaaaaaaagaaaataagtgCAGTTTTGGTCTTGTTAATCACTGATTATTTTctccttttttattttagaagAGCCGCgcgtatttatataaatatatatatatatatttatatatatacagacacacacatatatataaactagCTTTGACACATGTACATGAAAAACCAATATTTCAGAGAAGATCCCATTTTTTGATGTGGTTCAAAAGTGCTAAAAAAAAGatcagaataaaaaaaaaattaattttacaagAACAATCCAAATAATCGATACCAAAAGATATGCGGATCGGCCTGTCAAAACTATAAACTAGCtagtactactacttctacttctaccTCGTCATACTTTATATTCAGATCCAAAGTCCACCAAACTAAGCAATTAATGCACAACAAACAATAAATACTTTCCATCTTCATCAATGAACAACTTGATTACTTAAATCCATATAACAAAGCTTATGGaaaaaaacataataatcattaaaaat
The genomic region above belongs to Humulus lupulus chromosome 1, drHumLupu1.1, whole genome shotgun sequence and contains:
- the LOC133797366 gene encoding bZIP transcription factor 46 — encoded protein: MGSHMNFNGFGDDPLGGNNGGGGKPIGNNNMLARQSSVYSLTFDEFQNTIGGYGKDFGSMNMDELLKNIWTAEETQILASSVGMGGEGGGSSSGGGVTTNGNIQRQGSLTLPRTLSQRTVDEVWRDLFKDSDNGAKFGSSNGTSGEANMPHRQPTLGEMTLEEFLVRAGIVREDAQEIGRPSITNGSNNNANALAFEFQQPSRNNGFVDNQLATMTNPTTNRPLNLPMNNGGVRSSQQVQMQQQQQQQQLTPQQRQQPLYPKPATLAFAPPIHLVSNAQLTSPTTRENIVGVGEPAVSSALVQARGLQQGRGGISSMANVGAATGVTVGSRSPANHISSNVVAKANAVDSSPSVSPVPYMFSRGGKCGPGLEKVIERRHRRMIKNRESAARSRARKQAYTLELEAEIAKLKEVNEELLKKQEEFMEMQKVQILETMNGWGSKRQCLRRTLTGPW